ATCACGCTGCTCGACGACTCGTTCAACAGCATCGGCACCGCTGTCATGTGGGGACGTTCTCTTTATAAGAATATCCAGCGTTTCATCGTATTCCAGCTGACAATCAACTTTGTAGCCTTGCTGATCGTGTTATTGGGATCGATGATCGGAACGGAACTTCCGCTGACAGTGACACAAATGCTGTGGGTGAACCTGATCATGGATACTTTTGCCGCTTTGGCCCTCGCTTCCATCCCTCCCAGCGAAACCGTCATGCAGGAAAAGCCGCGCCGCAGCACTGACTTTATCATCAGCAAAGCGATGCGTAACAATATATTAGGTGTAGGTACGATCTTCCTCGCCGTATTGCTCGGAATGATTTATTATTTCGACCACAGCGCACAAGGTATGGATGTACATAACCTCACCATTCTCTTCACTTTCTTTGTCATGCTGCAATTCTGGAACCTGTTCAATGCCCGTGTATTCGGCACTACCGACTCGGCATTCAAGGGACTTTCCAAATCGTATGGCATGGAGTTGATCGTTCTGGCCATTCTGGTCGGACAATTTCTGATCGTACAGTTCGGTGGAGCTGTATTCCGCACAGAGCCGCTCGACTGGCAGACGTGGCTTCTGATTATAGGCGTTTCGTCCACGGTGTTATGGGTTGGAGAACTTATTCGCCTTGTTCAACGTAGTATTCACAAATGAGAAAATAATGAAAAGTAAAGGAATTAAAAACTTACTTATTGATTTAGGCGGTGTACTGATAAATCTCGACCGCGAACGTTGTATTGAGAACTTTAAAAAGATCGGGTTCCAGAACATAGAAGAAAAGTTCTGCACCCACCAGCTGGACGGAATATTTTTGCAGCAGGAGAAAGGACTGATCACTCCTGCCGAATTCCGTGACGGCATTCGGGAGATGATGGGAAAGATGGTAAGCGACAAGCAGATCGACGCAGCCTGGAACAGCTTTCTGGTAGACATCCCGACCTACAAGCTCGACTTGCTGCTCAAACTACGCGAGAAATACGTAGTCTATCTGCTCAGCAACACCAATGACATCCACTGGAAATGGGTATGCAAGAATGCCTTCCCCTACCGTACGTTCAAAGTAGAGGAC
This sequence is a window from Bacteroides thetaiotaomicron VPI-5482. Protein-coding genes within it:
- a CDS encoding HAD family hydrolase, whose protein sequence is MKSKGIKNLLIDLGGVLINLDRERCIENFKKIGFQNIEEKFCTHQLDGIFLQQEKGLITPAEFRDGIREMMGKMVSDKQIDAAWNSFLVDIPTYKLDLLLKLREKYVVYLLSNTNDIHWKWVCKNAFPYRTFKVEDYFEKTYLSYEMKMAKPEPEIFKAVTEDAGIDPKETFFIDDSEINCKVAQELGISTYTPKAGEDWSHLFRKK